From the genome of Asterias amurensis chromosome 17, ASM3211899v1, one region includes:
- the LOC139949846 gene encoding uncharacterized protein, translating to MSEGSVMDLPGGTAQVSTKSARPAITAVTTNVIIGDSNHSFVLVQRDALNIVETDRKDQIISSGDPTKRFPPRMSEWTRDDVSNWMKNCLAIREPQAEEFAEKVTNGNLLISYNAVNLQRDVGFTKNEVDRFVESRNAWLSKDTMLSTVSETAGGASSLGHQLNVTYNIAMQNAKDCIVIIGDNQPENQDRPFVDTPVKMHVATDPVDFARQKLIYQTTYLFMQRAAQQLGIKGVQGIINAIEHEGGCSLKRIERSSIRFIVRFYSQESLAKFNGQCLNGELAKTFTAHLITDGDIRKASGKELNIRLTIRDTDYREALRILHPSKPEIDHTEEPMSSAGIPSTEAQHHSKVTIKMASNIPAESVLDEISQDHLECPICSERFKQPKLLECSHSFCLECLQQLRENRSSTTRLSCPVCRKETLLKQNGIDGLKADFKTSSLIEAIEKQEIQLKQLLEKEVVTKCSKHTDKDLTMFCNNCKKLICTTCISKDHQSHSLIEINKASDKCKQSATELAAELRQKVETYNIANQEIDESIKTLESKYFATKEKISKKANEEKQKLMHEAEQIYKDRVKTMQTARATNNIDMNKVEHKQDEVNQLMDQRIKIVHHIEQLLQDLKEYREKKSTKVPDGLTYMDFKEGQQSLGRLVLKDEQQVESATSAQSRKPTMQSMKHFKQDKWTLKTEINKYKKQRMVEICALVVAAYSNSDFVVSDMLSKSLITIPAESNPQSPFISQKLSIQGITIRFSSITVNKNDELIVLDSGTVKIFNRDYQLLHQFNPGGEPSCIAVDDNNLIAVGYYTKAKISLHKPDGSLIRTLPAPGIGVYLTTDKHRLIYTTLDDSKLVSVTYNGEMVFSVAFNQSGWPHGVCCDKDGSIYVTVWREPGSSSGEIHHYSPDGKYIGCIINDCDDPSGITFTPAGDLVVATENSVQVFQHE from the exons ATGTCTGAAGGCAGTGTAATGGATCTACCTGGTGGTACAGCACAAGTATCAACAAAGTCTGCCCGGCCAGCTATCACTGCTGTCACCACAAATGTGATAATTGGTGACAGCAATCATTCCTTTGTTTTGGTTCAACGTGATGCTTTAAACATAGTTG aaaCAGACAGGAAGGACCAAATTATATCTTCTGGTGACCCGACAAAGAGATTTCCTCCACGCATGTCAGAATGGACGAGGGATGATGTCAGCAATTGGATGAAAAACTGCCTTGCAATACGAGAGCCCCAAGCAGAAGAATTTGCTGAAAAAGTTACTAATGGCAATTTGTTGATATCGTACAATGCAGTAAACCTACAAAGAGATGTTGGGTTTACAAAAAATGAGGTGGATcgttttgtggagtcaagaAATGCTTGGTTATCTAAAGACACTATGTTGAGCACAGTTTCTGAAACAGCTGGTGGGGCTTCCAGTCTGGGACATCAGTTGAATGTGACATATAACATCGCAATGCAAAATGCTAAGGACTGTATTGTCATCATTGGGGACAACCAACCGGAAAACCAGGACCGACCTTTCGTGG ACACACCCGTCAAAATGCATGTCGCAACTGATCCAGTAGACTTTGCAAGGCAAAAACTAATTTACCAAACTACCTACCTGTTTATGCAGAGAGCAGCGCAACAGTTGGGCATTAAGGGGGTCCAAGGAATCATCAACGCCATTGAACATGAAGGTGGATGTTCACTGAAGAGGATAGAACGGAGTTCAATAAGATTCATTGTACGGTTTTATTCTCAAGAAAGTCTGGCCAAGTTCAATGGGCAATGCTTGAACGGTGAGCTAGCCAAGACATTTACAGCTCACCTGATTACCGATGGTGACATAAGGAAAGCTTCTGGAAAGGAGCTGAATATTCGCTTGACCATCAGAGACACTGACTACAGAGAGGCACTGAGAATACTACACCCAAGCA AACCAGAAATTGACCATACAGAAGAACCAATGAGCTCAGCTGGCATCCCCTCAACAGAAG CTCAACATCACAGCAAAGTTACGATCAAAATGGCATCCAATATACCAGCTGAGTCAGTGCTAGACGAGATAAGTCAGGATCATCTTGAATGTCCAATTTGCAGTGAACGCTTCAAGCAACCCAAACTACTGGAGTGTTCTCATTCATTTTGTCTTGAATGCCTTCAACAACTCAGAGAGAATAGATCAAGTACTACAAGGCTTTCATGTCCAGTGTGTAGAAAAGAAACTCTGTTGAAACAAAATGGCATTGACGGTCTGAAAGCAGACTTTAAAACAAGTTCACTGATAGAAGCTATTGAAAAACAggaaattcaactgaaacaacTGCTTGAAAAAGAAGTTGTTACGAAATGTAGCAAGCATACTGACAAAGATCTTACTATGTTTTGTAACAATTGCAAAAAGTTGATATGCACAACTTGCATTTCAAAAGACCATCAATCCCATTCTCTGATTGAAATTAATAAAGCTTCAGACAAATGCAAACAAAGCGCCACAGAACTTGCAGCAGAATTAAGACAGAAAGTCGAAACCTACAACATTGCTAATCAAGAAATAGACGAGTCAATCAAGACGTTAGAATCCAAGTATTTTGCCACCAAAGAAAAAATTTCCAAAAAAGCAAATGAGGAGAAGCAGAAACTGATGCATGAGGCTGAACAGATTTATAAAGACAGAGTCAAGACAATGCAAACTGCAAGAGCTACCAACAACATAGATATGAACAAAGTAGAGCACAAGCAGGATGAGGTAAATCAACTCATGGATCAACGGATCAAGATTGTACATCACATAGAACAACTCTTACAAGACCTCAAAGAATACAGAGAGAAGAAATCAACAAAAGTACCCGATGGGTTGACTTATATGGACTTTAAAGAAGGCCAGCAATCACTAGGGAGACTGGTGCTGAAAGATGAACAACAAGTAGAATCAGCAACTTCTGCTCAGTCTAGAAAGCCAACAATGCAATCCATGAAACACTTCAAACAAGATAAATGgacattaaaaacagaaataaataaatacaagaaacaacGGATGGTGGAGATTTGTGCATTGGTTGTTGCTGCATACTCTAATAGTGATTTTGTTGTGTCAGACATGCTGAGTAAAAGCTTGATTACAATACCAGCAGAGAGCAACCCTCAATCCCCtttcatttcacaaaaactatcaATCCAAGGTATTACCATCAGATTCAGCAGTATAACTGTGAATAAGAATGATGAGCTCATTGTTCTAGATAGTGGAACAGTCAAGATCTTCAACAGGGATTATCAGCTCCTCCATCAGTTCAATCCAGGCGGTGAACCATCATGTATTGCAGTGGATGACAACAATCTCATAGCAGTGGGTTATTATACCAAGGCAAAAATCTCTCTACACAAACCAGATGGATCCCTCATCAGAACCCTGCCTGCTCCAGGCATTGGTGTATACTTGACTACCGACAAACATCGACTAATCTACACTACCTTAGATGACAGTAAGTTGGTATCAGTAACCTACAATGGTGAAATGGTATTCTCAGTAGCTTTCAATCAGTCTGGGTGGCCTCATGGTGTGTGTTGTGACAAGGATGGGAGCATCTATGTTACTGTATGGAGAGAACCAGGTTCATCATCAGGTGAGATCCATCATTACAGTCCTGATGGCAAGTACATTGGATGTATCATCAATGATTGTGATGATCCCTCTGgtatcacattcacaccagCTGGTGATCTGGTTGTGGCTACAGAAAATTCAGTTCAAGTCTTTCAGCATGAGTAA